The genomic region CTTCACCCAGGGCCCGCGCGCGGACAAGAAGGACGCGAAGTAGCGGAGGCGCCTCAGTCCCAGTCGAGGGGCGCGAAGCACTCGCCGCACTGACGCTGGGCGAGATCCAGCCACTCGAGCGCATCCTGCAGCACGGCCTTCGTGGGCCCGCTGTGGATGTTCACCGTGGCGTAGAGCATGCCGAAGCGGTTGGCGACGGCCAGCCGCGCCTCGCCCGGTGCCGCTCCGATGGCCTGGGCCAATTCGCGGGAGATGCGGCCCTCCGCGTCCCCGAGCGCTCCAGGAGGCAGCGGCTCGCCCTGCTGGCCCGACGGCACGATGGAGAAGACGTCGACCTCCTCCTGGCGCAAGCGCGGCGCCCGCTCCATGAGGCTGCGGTGGAGCGCCTGGCAGATGTCGCAGCCCGGGTGCAGCAGGGCCACCAGCATCTCGCGCCGCTGCCAGGCATCCAGGGTGCCTCGCGGCTGCCCGCCCGGCACCGGAAGCTGGAACAAGGGGACCTCGGCTCGCTCTGCCATCCTCGCACCTCCCTGGGCTCTACGAGGATAACACCCAGGCTCAGGCGAGACTGCGCGCAAGGCTGCCCAGCGTGGACATGGCGGCCTCGATGCGCGGCGACCACGGATAGCCGCAACTCAGGCGGATGAAGTGCGAGTAGCGCTGGCCCTGCGCGGAGAAGATGGGCCCGGGCGCGATGCTGATCCCCGCCTCCAGCGCCCGCGCGTGGAGCACGAGCGCATCCACCGTGGCGGGCAGCTCCAACCAGAGCAGCGAGCCGCCCGTGGGGCGCGTGACGCGAGTGCCCTCGGGGAAGTGCTCGGCGATGGCCTCCGTCATGCGCTCCACCTGCGCGGCGAGCCGGCGTCGGAGCGCTCGCAGGTGTCGGTCATACCCGCCTCCCTGGAGGAAGCGCGCGAGGGCGAGCTGGGGCAGCGTGGGCGTGGCGCCCGTCTGCGCGAACTTGAGCAGCTCCACGCGCTCGCGGTAGCGGCCGGGCGCCACCCACCCCACGCGGTAGCCCGGCGCCAGCGTCTTGGAGAAGGAGCCGCACAGCAGCACGCGCCCCTCGGTGTCGAACGCCTTGCAGGGTCGCGGGCGCTCCGAGCCGAAATAGAGGTCGCCGTAGATGTCGTCCTCGATGAGCGGCAGGTCCCGCTCGGCCAGCAGCTTCACGAGCCGCTGGCGGTGCTCCTCGGGCATGCAGCTGCCGAGCGGGTTGCTGAAGCTGGGCACCACCAGCACGGCGGCCACGCGCCGCTTGTCGAGCATGGACTCCAGCGCCTCCAGCTCCAGGCCATGGCGCGGGTGGCTGGGGATCTCCAGGGCTCGCAGCCCGAGCGCCTCGATGGCGCGGAGGGTGCCGTAGAAGGCGGGGGACTCGATGGCGATGGTGTCTCCCATCCTGGCCACGGCCAGCAGGCACAGGTGGATGGCCTCGGAGCCGCCACAGGTGGTGATGAAGTCATCGGGCCCCAGCGCGCAGCCCCACTCCATCGCTCGGCGGGCGAGCTGTCTGCGCAGCTCGGGGCTGCCGGGCGGCATGTCGTAGCCCACCGCCGCCTCTCCCGCCTCGCGCGCCAGGGTGGCCAGCTCCCGGTTGAGGCGCTGGGTGGGCAGCAGCTCCGGCGCGGGCATCGCGGCCCCGAGCTGCACGATTCGTGGATCACTCGCGGCCCGGTACACGTGCGCCACCAGGGCGCTGACGCTCACGGGGCTCGCGCTCGGGGCGGGGCGGGACACCTGGGGCTCGGCGGGCAGGGGCCGCTCGCGCCGGCGCACGTAGTGGCCGGACTGGGGACGCGTCTCGACGAGCCCCAGGGACTCCAGGTGGAGGTACGCCTGCAGCACGGTGGAGATGCTCACCCGCTCCCGGGTGCTGAGCTCTCGCACGGAGGGCAGGCGCTCTCCCGGCCGGAGGGTGCCAGCGGAGATGGCATCGCCGATCCGCTCGGCGACCTGCTCGTACAGCTTGGCTCTGTGCGCGGTGTCCATCATGCGTGCCTCGACTCCAGGCCTCCGCTGGCCCGTCCTGGATCCTGGTGAATAACCACGGGCGCTCTGGCCGCCCAGGTACAGCTACAGCCCTTCTCGACCGGCACAGTTTCTCCCATGACAACTGTACCGGTCACAATTCCAACCTGCTGAATCTGTTCTTGTGCCCATCCGAGGCGCATCGTTGGCGGGACTGGAGGTGGTCGATGAAGGGGTCTGTCGCCAGCTTCGGATGGCTGCGCGGGGCCGTGGCCCGGTGGCTGCCGGCGCGGTGTACCGGCGCGCCCGGCACGGTGTCGCTGAAGCAAGGCACGCTGTGGAGCCACCGGCTGCGCTCGTGCCAGCACGTGCTCACCTGCCACGAGGGCCAGGTGTGGCTCACCCGCGAAGGGGATGCCGTGGACCACATCCTCTCGGTGGGAGACAGCCTGCGGCTGGAACAGCCTGGACTGGTGGTGGTGCAGGCGCTGCGGCCCGGATGCGTCGCGCTGTCCCGGGATACCCGTCGCGAGGACAAGGGCGCACGTGTCCAGAGCGGACAGCCGGTGACGCCGGGAGCCCGGCTGGGAGAGGGAATCCTGCTGGGCGTGCTGGCGGTGATCGCGTTCAGCCTCTCCCTGCCCGCCACGCGGGTGGCGGTGCCGGAGCTGGGAGCCACCCTGGTGGGACTGGGACGGGCGGTGGTGGCGGCGGGGCTCGCCGGAGCGCTGCTCCTCATCCGGCGCGAGCGGCTCCCCGAGCGGCGGTACTGGCCGCGCCTGGCGCTCGTGGCCGGAGGCGTGGTGGTGGGCTTCCCGCTGCTCTCGGCGATGGCGCTGCGGTCCATGCCCTCGGCGCATGGGGCGGTGCTGGTGGGACTGCTGCCAGCGACCACGGCGGTGGCGGCCGTGCTGCGAGCCAGGGAGCGGCCCTCCACGGGCTTCTGGCTGGCCTCCGCCGCGGGGCTGGTGTGCGTGCTGGCCTTCGCGATGGCCCAGGGGGCGGGCCGGCTCACGGCGGGGGACGGGCTGGTGCTGCTCGCGGTGGCGGCGGGAGCGCTGGGCTACGCGGAGGGCGGAGCGCTCGCGCGCGAGCTGGGAAGCTGGCGCGTCATCTGCTGGGCCCTGGTGCTGGCGGCTCCCGTGCTCGCCCCCGTGGTGGCGCTCTCCGTGGGGCTGCACGTGCTGGAGGCCAGTCCGCGCGCGTGGCTCGGCTTCGGCTACGTCTCCCTGGTGAGCATGTTCCTCGGGTTCTTCGCCTGGTATCGAGCCATGGCTCTGGGCGGGGTGGCTCGGGTGGGGCAGCTTCAGCTGATCCAGCCGCTGCTCACCCTCCTGTGGTCCGCTCTGCTCCTCGGAGAAACCGTGAGTCGAGGAACTCTCGGCGCCGCGCTGCTCGTGCTGCTGTGCGTGGTGGCGGGAGTGCGGAGTCGCGTCCAGCTCCCGCCCTCGAGCCTCTTCAGCGCTCGAAGACAGCCTGTCCGCCCACATCCGTGAGCATCATCTTCATGTCAGAGTAGGCTGCTATGTCCCAACCTCTGTGGTAGGATACATCCGCTCGTGAGCAAGCGGGCGGTACCAAGGAGGAAGGTGGAGATGGCCAAGACAACGGGTGGGGATCTGGTGCTGCAGCTGCTCACGGAGTTCCGGGAGCACCAGCAGGACTACAAGCACTTCAAGCACGACATGCTTCAGTTCAAGCACGAGATGCTGGAGTTCAAGCAGGACTACAGGCACTTCAAGTACGAGATGCTGGAGTTCAAGCAGGACATGCTGGAGTTCAAGCAGGACATGCTGGGCTTCAAGCACGACATGCTGGGCTTCAAGCACGACATGCTGGGCTTCAAGCAGACCATGGAGAAGCGGATGGACCTGCTTCACCAGGCCAATGTGGAGACCCTCAGCTACCTGAAGCACATCGTGAAGATCCTCCAGCCAATGCGGAGTCAGCTGGACGACCACGAGCAGCGCCTGGTGATGCTGGAAAAGGAATAGCCGTACGGTCCGGCTCCTCCGCTCCTCAGTGGAGGAGCCGGTGCACCTGCTCGAGCATCGCCGCGCTCAGCAGCCCGCCGTAGGTTCCCAGCACATACCCCAGCACCGCCAGCAGCACGCCCACCGGTGCCAGTGCCGGGTGGAAGGCCGCCGCCACCACGGAGGCTGACGCCGTGCCCCCCACATTCGCCTGCGAGCCCACCGCCGCGAAGAAGATGGGCGCTCGCAGCAGCCGCCGCACGCCCAGTATCACCGCCGCGTGGAAGGCCATCCACACCATGCCCACGGCCACCAGCGCGGGTGCATCCAGCAGACGGCGGAACTCGGCCTGCGCGCCAATGGTGGCCACCAGCAGGTAGAGGAACACCGAGCCCATCCGACTGGCCCCCGCCCCCTCGAGCCGCCGTACCGGCGTGAACGACAGCACCACCCCCACCGTCGTCACCAGCAGCACCACCCACGTGAAGCCCGTCACCACACTGCCCAGATCCGGCAGCTTCGAGGCGAGCACCGTGCACCCCACGGTCACTCCGATGGCGATGGCCAGCATCCACAGCAGATCCGCCAGGCTCGCTGGCCTGGACGTCTCCGCCTGGAGGCGCGCCACCTCCTCTCGCACCGCATCCAGCGTTCTCCGGTCCGCTCCCAGCTTCGCGTCCATCCGCTGCTCGCGACCCGCGAAGGACAGCAGCACCGCCGTCCAGATGTTGGAGACGCCTACGTCCACCACCACCATCATGCTCAGGGTGCTGTCGAGCGCGCCCACGCTCTGGCCGATGGCCACGAAGTTCGCGCTGCCTCCAATCCACGAGCCGCTCAGCGCCGCCAGCCCCTTCCAGGCCTGCTCTCCCAGTTCCGCTGGCACCAGCCAGCCCAGCGCGAGGTACGCCAGCGGCCCGCCCAGGACGATGCCCGCCGCTCCCGCCAGGAAGATCACCACCGCGTTGCGCCCCAGCCGAGCAATGGCCGGCAGATCCACCGACAGCACCAGCAGCACCAGGCTGGACGGCAGCAGGTACACCCGGACGAAGCGGTACAGCTCGGATTGGAGCGGGATGATGCCCACGTTCGACAGCAGCGTGGGCACGAAGTAGATGAAGACGAGCAGCGGCACCACGCGGAAGAACCGCTGCCCCAACGGGTGCCGGTCGGCCAGGAACAGCAGCCCCACCACGCCGAGCAGCACGGCGAGCACCGCCATCGGATCCTGGATGAGCGCCGGGCTCACGCGCCCGCCACCGGCTCCACGCCGAGCCCTGCTCCATCCCCGAGCTGGATGCGCCCCTCCACCACCGGGTGCCCGCGGAACGGGTCCTCGGAGATGAGCAGGTTGCCGTCCAGGTCCAGCCAGTCCGCCAGGGGCCCCAGGTGCGCCGCAGCCGCGATGCCCACCGACGTCTCCACCATGCAGCCGATCATCACCTTCAGCCCGCAGGCCCGGGCCACGTCGATGATGCGCAGCGACTCGCGAATACCTCCGGCCTTCTGCAGCTTCACGTTGATGCCGTGATAGCCCTCGGCCAGCCGCGGCACGTCCGAGGCGTGAATCAGGGCCTCGTCCGCCACCAGCGGCAGCGGCGAGCGGGCCCGCAGCCACTTCGCTCCCTCCACGTCCACCGCCGGCAGGGGCTGCTCCACCAGCTCCACGCCCTGGGTGGCCAGCCACTCGATGTGCTGGAGCGCCTCCTCCGGCTTCCACGCCTCGTTGGCATCCACGCGGATCACCTTGGACGTGGTGGCCCGCACCGCACCGAACACCTCACGCACCTTCTCGGCGCCGAGCTTCACCTTGAGGACGGGGTACGGCTCCGCCTCACGCACCTTGCGCGCCAGCGTCTCCGGCTCGTCGATGCCGATGGAGAAGGAGGTGAGGGGCATGCGCTTCGGATCCACTCCGAGCAGCCGGTACAGCGGCGCCCCGAGCGCCTTGCCCGCCAGGTCATGCACGGCGATGTCCAGCGCCGCCTTCGCCGCGCCATTGCCCGGCATCGCCCCCTGCACCGCCTCCGACACGTCCCGGAACCAGCGCAGATCTCCCTCGAGCGCCGGTGACAGCGTGCGCAGGGCCTCCAGCACCGTCTCCGCCGACTCCTGGTAGCGCACGTTGGGTGCGGCCTCCCCGAACCCCACGTGCGCTCCGGAGCGCAGCTCCACCAGGACGTTGCGCTTCGAGGTGCTGGTGCCTCGGGCGATGGTCCAGGCGTGACGCAGGGGCAGCTCGACGACTCGAGAGGTGAGGTGAGGGTGCATGAGGGGCAGGGCTCTCCTGGTGGGTTGGCCCTCTAGCACGACTTTCCTTCCAGGCGGCACCGCCCGGTGGATTCGGGATACAACGCCCGCATGGACTTCAATTTCGCCGACGAGGTGAGGCGCCAGCTGGAAGAGGCCCTCCAGAAGCGGGGCCGCGTCAACATCGTCGTTGCCGGCCGCAGCGGTGTGGGCAAGAGCACGCTCGTCAACGCCGTCTTCCAGGGCGACCTCGCGGAGACCGGCCAGGGCCGCCCCGTCACCCAGAGCGCGCGCGAGTACTCCAAGG from Hyalangium gracile harbors:
- a CDS encoding thioredoxin domain-containing protein — translated: MAERAEVPLFQLPVPGGQPRGTLDAWQRREMLVALLHPGCDICQALHRSLMERAPRLRQEEVDVFSIVPSGQQGEPLPPGALGDAEGRISRELAQAIGAAPGEARLAVANRFGMLYATVNIHSGPTKAVLQDALEWLDLAQRQCGECFAPLDWD
- a CDS encoding aminotransferase-like domain-containing protein; its protein translation is MMDTAHRAKLYEQVAERIGDAISAGTLRPGERLPSVRELSTRERVSISTVLQAYLHLESLGLVETRPQSGHYVRRRERPLPAEPQVSRPAPSASPVSVSALVAHVYRAASDPRIVQLGAAMPAPELLPTQRLNRELATLAREAGEAAVGYDMPPGSPELRRQLARRAMEWGCALGPDDFITTCGGSEAIHLCLLAVARMGDTIAIESPAFYGTLRAIEALGLRALEIPSHPRHGLELEALESMLDKRRVAAVLVVPSFSNPLGSCMPEEHRQRLVKLLAERDLPLIEDDIYGDLYFGSERPRPCKAFDTEGRVLLCGSFSKTLAPGYRVGWVAPGRYRERVELLKFAQTGATPTLPQLALARFLQGGGYDRHLRALRRRLAAQVERMTEAIAEHFPEGTRVTRPTGGSLLWLELPATVDALVLHARALEAGISIAPGPIFSAQGQRYSHFIRLSCGYPWSPRIEAAMSTLGSLARSLA
- a CDS encoding EamA family transporter → MKGSVASFGWLRGAVARWLPARCTGAPGTVSLKQGTLWSHRLRSCQHVLTCHEGQVWLTREGDAVDHILSVGDSLRLEQPGLVVVQALRPGCVALSRDTRREDKGARVQSGQPVTPGARLGEGILLGVLAVIAFSLSLPATRVAVPELGATLVGLGRAVVAAGLAGALLLIRRERLPERRYWPRLALVAGGVVVGFPLLSAMALRSMPSAHGAVLVGLLPATTAVAAVLRARERPSTGFWLASAAGLVCVLAFAMAQGAGRLTAGDGLVLLAVAAGALGYAEGGALARELGSWRVICWALVLAAPVLAPVVALSVGLHVLEASPRAWLGFGYVSLVSMFLGFFAWYRAMALGGVARVGQLQLIQPLLTLLWSALLLGETVSRGTLGAALLVLLCVVAGVRSRVQLPPSSLFSARRQPVRPHP
- a CDS encoding DUF819 family protein, producing MSPALIQDPMAVLAVLLGVVGLLFLADRHPLGQRFFRVVPLLVFIYFVPTLLSNVGIIPLQSELYRFVRVYLLPSSLVLLVLSVDLPAIARLGRNAVVIFLAGAAGIVLGGPLAYLALGWLVPAELGEQAWKGLAALSGSWIGGSANFVAIGQSVGALDSTLSMMVVVDVGVSNIWTAVLLSFAGREQRMDAKLGADRRTLDAVREEVARLQAETSRPASLADLLWMLAIAIGVTVGCTVLASKLPDLGSVVTGFTWVVLLVTTVGVVLSFTPVRRLEGAGASRMGSVFLYLLVATIGAQAEFRRLLDAPALVAVGMVWMAFHAAVILGVRRLLRAPIFFAAVGSQANVGGTASASVVAAAFHPALAPVGVLLAVLGYVLGTYGGLLSAAMLEQVHRLLH
- a CDS encoding dipeptide epimerase codes for the protein MHPHLTSRVVELPLRHAWTIARGTSTSKRNVLVELRSGAHVGFGEAAPNVRYQESAETVLEALRTLSPALEGDLRWFRDVSEAVQGAMPGNGAAKAALDIAVHDLAGKALGAPLYRLLGVDPKRMPLTSFSIGIDEPETLARKVREAEPYPVLKVKLGAEKVREVFGAVRATTSKVIRVDANEAWKPEEALQHIEWLATQGVELVEQPLPAVDVEGAKWLRARSPLPLVADEALIHASDVPRLAEGYHGINVKLQKAGGIRESLRIIDVARACGLKVMIGCMVETSVGIAAAAHLGPLADWLDLDGNLLISEDPFRGHPVVEGRIQLGDGAGLGVEPVAGA